One part of the Lotus japonicus ecotype B-129 chromosome 2, LjGifu_v1.2 genome encodes these proteins:
- the LOC130739793 gene encoding CSC1-like protein At1g69450 isoform X1, translating into MIVSALLTSVGINTALCVLFFTLYSILRKQPSNYEVYVPRLLAEGTSKRRSRFNLERLIPSPGWVAKAWSLSEEELLSLSGLDTVVFMRIITFSLKIFTFAGTIGILVILPVNCWADQLQDFDGADFTNSSLDVFTISNVNSGSNWLWVHFSAVYIVTGFICVLLFYEYKHISSRRISYFYSSEPQPHQFTILVHSIPTSNSCSISDSIDSFFKELYPSTYLSHVVIRRTSKIGSLLNEAKNLYKKVTQLRSDPIQQKHKHGGFLGLFGKKINKHIEHYEKKLEDIEVNVKLQQSEASLAGEEARAAFVFFKARYAAATALHLQQSVDPTQWVTELAPEPHDVYWPFFSKSFMRRWISKLVVVVLCIVFTIMFLLPVVLVQGLTNLSQLETLFPFLTSILTIKFVSQIITGYLPSLILQLFLKLVPPAMEFLSSIQGYISRSAIEKSACTKVLWFTIWNVFFATVFSGSFLSMIFIILDPKGIPEKLAIAVPAQASFFITYVVTSGWTSTSSELFRIMPFILSLITRLFTSPDDEFEVPSIPYYNDIPRILFFGLLGLTYFFLAPLILPFLLAYFCLAYIIYRNQFMNVYAPKYETAGKFWPVVHNSMIFSLVLMHIIAVGIFALKKLSLASTLTLPLPVVTLLFNEYCRKRFLPIFVAYSAETLIRKDREDQNDAAMTEFYDNLVNAYEDPALLPIQSSSNTDNLSSPLISEA; encoded by the exons ATGATTGTGTCTGCTCTTCTGACATCTGTTGGGATCAATACTGCTCTATGTGTGTTGTTCTTTACATTGTATTCTATATTGAGGAAACAACCAAGCAATTATGAAGTTTATGTACCGCGCCTGCTGGCAGAAGGAACTTCTAAGAGGAGAAGTCGTTTCAACTTAGAAAGACTAATACCTTCTCCAGGTTGGGTTGCTAAAGCCTGGAGCCTTTCTGAGGAGGAACTGTTATCATTGTCAGGGTTAGATACTGTGGTTTTTATGCGTATTATAACCTTCAG TTTGAAAATATTTACTTTTGCTGGGACTATTGGAATCCTAGTGATTCTTCCAGTCAACTGCTGGGCAGATCAGCTACAAGATTTTGATGGTGCAGATTTCACCAACAGCTCCTTGGATGTGTTCACTATATCAAATGTAAACAGTGGCTCTAACTG GTTATGGGTCCACTTCAGTGCCGTATATATTGTCACTGGTTTCATATGTGTACTTCTTTTTTAT GAGTATAAACACATATCTTCTAGAagaatttcttatttttattcatCGGAACCGCAACCTCATCAGTTCACCATTTTAGTTCACAGCATTCCAACTTCCAACTCTTGCAGCATCAGTGACAGTATTGATAGCTTCTTTAAAGAGCTTTACCCTTCTACATATCTATCACATGTGGTTATTCGCCGTACAAGCAAAATCGGAAGTCTCCTA AATGAAGCAAAGAATTTGTATAAAAAGGTTACTCAATTACGATCAGACCCCATTCAGCAAAAACATAAGCATGGTGGTTTTCTTGGACTATTtggcaaaaaaataaataaacatataGAGCATTATGAAAAGAAGTTAGAGGACATTGAGGTGAATGTAAAATTGCAGCAGTCAGAGGCTTCATTGGCAGGTGAA GAGGCTCGAGCTGCCTTCGTATTCTTCAAGGCTCGGTATGCTGCTGCTACAGCTTTACATTTGCAGCAATCAGTCGATCCTACCCAGTGGGTTACTGAGTTAGCTCCAGAACCTCATGATGTTTACTGGCCTTTCTTCTCTAAATCATTCATGAGAAGATGGATTTCGAAGTTGGTGGTTGTAGTTTTGTGCATTGTTTTCACTATTATGTTCCTTTTACCTGTCGTATTGGTTCAGGGGCTTACCAACTTAAGTCAATTGGAAACTTTGTTTCCATTCTTGACAAGTATCCTAACCAT AAAATTTGTCAGTCAAATAATTACAGGATACCTTCCCAGCCTTATTCTTCAGCTGTTTCTGAAACTGGTTCCACCTGCCATGGAGTTCCTTTCCTCTATTCAAGGATATATCTCACGCAGTGCTATAGAAAAGAGCGCATGTACTAAAGTGTTGTGGTTCACTATATGGAATGTTTTTTTCGCGACTGTATTTTCCGGGTCATTTTTATCTATGATATTTATCATCCTCGATCCCAAAGGCATTCCTGAGAAACTGGCAATTGCAGTTCCTGCACAG GCATCATTTTTTATTACTTATGTTGTCACGTCAGGATGGACAAGTACATCATCAGAACTCTTCCGTATAATGCCTTTCATTCTCAGTTTGATAACACGACTTTTCACAAGTCCAGACGATGAATTTGAAGTTCCATCCATTCCATACTACAATGATATTCCAAGGATCCTTTTCTTTGGACTTCTAGGCCTTACATATTTCTTCCTAGCACCACTAATTTTACCGTTCTTGTTGGCCTACTTTTGTCTTGCATACATCATTTATCGAAACCAG TTTATGAATGTATATGCACCAAAGTATGAAACTGCTGGGAAATTTTGGCCCGTTGTGCACAATTCAATGATATTTTCTCTAGTACTCATGCACATCATTGCAGTGGGAATATTCGCATTGAAAAAACTCTCCCTAGCATCTACCTTGACGCTTCCTCTACCAGTTGTCACGCTTTTATTTAACGAGTACTGCAGAAAACGGTTCCTACCCATATTTGTTGCATACTCTGCAGAG ACTTTGATAAGGAAAGATAGGGAAGACCAGAATGATGCTGCAATGACTGAGTTTTATGACAATTTGGTTAATGCTTATGAAGACCCTGCTTTGCTTCCAATTCAATCTTCATCAAACACTGACAATCTTTCCAGTCCTCTTATATCTGAAGCTTAA
- the LOC130739793 gene encoding CSC1-like protein At1g69450 isoform X2 yields MIVSALLTSVGINTALCVLFFTLYSILRKQPSNYEVYVPRLLAEGTSKRRSRFNLERLIPSPGWVAKAWSLSEEELLSLSGLDTVVFMRIITFSLKIFTFAGTIGILVILPVNCWADQLQDFDGADFTNSSLDVFTISNVNSGSNWLWVHFSAVYIVTGFICVLLFYEYKHISSRRISYFYSSEPQPHQFTILVHSIPTSNSCSISDSIDSFFKELYPSTYLSHVVIRRTSKIGSLLEARAAFVFFKARYAAATALHLQQSVDPTQWVTELAPEPHDVYWPFFSKSFMRRWISKLVVVVLCIVFTIMFLLPVVLVQGLTNLSQLETLFPFLTSILTIKFVSQIITGYLPSLILQLFLKLVPPAMEFLSSIQGYISRSAIEKSACTKVLWFTIWNVFFATVFSGSFLSMIFIILDPKGIPEKLAIAVPAQASFFITYVVTSGWTSTSSELFRIMPFILSLITRLFTSPDDEFEVPSIPYYNDIPRILFFGLLGLTYFFLAPLILPFLLAYFCLAYIIYRNQFMNVYAPKYETAGKFWPVVHNSMIFSLVLMHIIAVGIFALKKLSLASTLTLPLPVVTLLFNEYCRKRFLPIFVAYSAETLIRKDREDQNDAAMTEFYDNLVNAYEDPALLPIQSSSNTDNLSSPLISEA; encoded by the exons ATGATTGTGTCTGCTCTTCTGACATCTGTTGGGATCAATACTGCTCTATGTGTGTTGTTCTTTACATTGTATTCTATATTGAGGAAACAACCAAGCAATTATGAAGTTTATGTACCGCGCCTGCTGGCAGAAGGAACTTCTAAGAGGAGAAGTCGTTTCAACTTAGAAAGACTAATACCTTCTCCAGGTTGGGTTGCTAAAGCCTGGAGCCTTTCTGAGGAGGAACTGTTATCATTGTCAGGGTTAGATACTGTGGTTTTTATGCGTATTATAACCTTCAG TTTGAAAATATTTACTTTTGCTGGGACTATTGGAATCCTAGTGATTCTTCCAGTCAACTGCTGGGCAGATCAGCTACAAGATTTTGATGGTGCAGATTTCACCAACAGCTCCTTGGATGTGTTCACTATATCAAATGTAAACAGTGGCTCTAACTG GTTATGGGTCCACTTCAGTGCCGTATATATTGTCACTGGTTTCATATGTGTACTTCTTTTTTAT GAGTATAAACACATATCTTCTAGAagaatttcttatttttattcatCGGAACCGCAACCTCATCAGTTCACCATTTTAGTTCACAGCATTCCAACTTCCAACTCTTGCAGCATCAGTGACAGTATTGATAGCTTCTTTAAAGAGCTTTACCCTTCTACATATCTATCACATGTGGTTATTCGCCGTACAAGCAAAATCGGAAGTCTCCTA GAGGCTCGAGCTGCCTTCGTATTCTTCAAGGCTCGGTATGCTGCTGCTACAGCTTTACATTTGCAGCAATCAGTCGATCCTACCCAGTGGGTTACTGAGTTAGCTCCAGAACCTCATGATGTTTACTGGCCTTTCTTCTCTAAATCATTCATGAGAAGATGGATTTCGAAGTTGGTGGTTGTAGTTTTGTGCATTGTTTTCACTATTATGTTCCTTTTACCTGTCGTATTGGTTCAGGGGCTTACCAACTTAAGTCAATTGGAAACTTTGTTTCCATTCTTGACAAGTATCCTAACCAT AAAATTTGTCAGTCAAATAATTACAGGATACCTTCCCAGCCTTATTCTTCAGCTGTTTCTGAAACTGGTTCCACCTGCCATGGAGTTCCTTTCCTCTATTCAAGGATATATCTCACGCAGTGCTATAGAAAAGAGCGCATGTACTAAAGTGTTGTGGTTCACTATATGGAATGTTTTTTTCGCGACTGTATTTTCCGGGTCATTTTTATCTATGATATTTATCATCCTCGATCCCAAAGGCATTCCTGAGAAACTGGCAATTGCAGTTCCTGCACAG GCATCATTTTTTATTACTTATGTTGTCACGTCAGGATGGACAAGTACATCATCAGAACTCTTCCGTATAATGCCTTTCATTCTCAGTTTGATAACACGACTTTTCACAAGTCCAGACGATGAATTTGAAGTTCCATCCATTCCATACTACAATGATATTCCAAGGATCCTTTTCTTTGGACTTCTAGGCCTTACATATTTCTTCCTAGCACCACTAATTTTACCGTTCTTGTTGGCCTACTTTTGTCTTGCATACATCATTTATCGAAACCAG TTTATGAATGTATATGCACCAAAGTATGAAACTGCTGGGAAATTTTGGCCCGTTGTGCACAATTCAATGATATTTTCTCTAGTACTCATGCACATCATTGCAGTGGGAATATTCGCATTGAAAAAACTCTCCCTAGCATCTACCTTGACGCTTCCTCTACCAGTTGTCACGCTTTTATTTAACGAGTACTGCAGAAAACGGTTCCTACCCATATTTGTTGCATACTCTGCAGAG ACTTTGATAAGGAAAGATAGGGAAGACCAGAATGATGCTGCAATGACTGAGTTTTATGACAATTTGGTTAATGCTTATGAAGACCCTGCTTTGCTTCCAATTCAATCTTCATCAAACACTGACAATCTTTCCAGTCCTCTTATATCTGAAGCTTAA
- the LOC130739794 gene encoding vesicle transport v-SNARE 12 — MSEVFEGYERQYCDLSANLSRKCSSASLVSDLEQKQQKLSEIKAGLDDADVLIRKMDLEARSLQPSVKAMLLAKLREYKSDLTKLKKEFKRLTSPSADQAAREDLLEAGMADAHLASADQRERLTMSVERINDSSERIRESRRTILETEELGVSILQDLHQQRETLLSSHKRLHGVDDAIDKSKKVLTTMSRRITRHKWILASVIGALVLAIVVILFYKLSH; from the exons ATGAGCGAGGTTTTCGAAGGGTATGAGCGCCAGTACTGCGACCTCTCTGCTAATCTCTCCCGCAAATGCAGCTCCGCGTCTCTTGTTTCTGACCTGG AACAGAAGCAACAAAAGCTTTCTGAGATCAAAGCTGGACTAGATGATGCCGATGTTCTg ATTCGGAAGATGGACCTCGAGGCGAGAAGTTTGCAGCCGAGTGTAAAAGCAATGCTTCTTGCAAAGTTGAGGGAATACAAATCCGATCTAACCAAGTTGAAAAAAGAATTTAAAAGGTTAACATCTCCTAGTGCTGATCAGGCTGCCCGTGAAGATTTGCTGGAGGCTGGAATGGCAGATGCACATTTG GCTTCTGCTGATCAGAGAGAAAGATTAACTATGTCGGTGGAGAGAATAAATGATTCGAGTGAGAGAATTAGGGAGAGCCGAAGAACCATTCTGGAGACTGAAGAACTCGGCGTCTCGATCCTCCAAGATTTACACCAGCAGCGTGAGACTCTCCTGAGCTCCCATAAAAGG CTTCATGGGGTAGATGATGCTATTGACAAGAGTAAGAAGGTTTTAACCACCATGTCTCGCAGAATAACTAGACACAAATGGATCCTTGCATCTGTGATTGGAGCTCTTGTTTTAGCTATAGTTGTGATTCTATTTTACAAGCTATCCCATTAG